ATTTGCATTCGTAGCCCTGCGATTAGGGGGAACGTTATTCATCATTCTTCTGTACTGATCGATCCTATTCCACGGATTAACCATCCCCATGCCTACACGCATCCCTGCATCACCCCCTTTTCTATTATAGCACCAAAAACGAACTACTCAAGCAATTTATTAAGAAAAAATTTTCCTCTTTCTCTTGACTTTATAGAATATATTTTGCTATCATCTTGTTTAGATTTCGATACATCAAGGGGTGGGGCTGGTGAGGAAGGGAAAAACATTAGCGGATAAGATCTATGAAAAGCTAAAGGAAGAAATCATATCTCGAAAGAGAAAGGTCGGCGAGAAGCTCGTTGAAAGAGACTTAGCCCAAGCCTTTAAGGTTAGCATCACTCCGGTTAGAGATGCCTTAAGAAAGCTCGAGGATGAAGGACTCGTTGTAAAAAGCGGCAAACTAAGATCAGTAAGGGGGATAAGCGCAAAGGAGCTAAACGATTACTACGAGGTGCGCTTTCTGCTTGAACCTAAGGCAGCAGAAAAAACCGCAGGAAATTTATCCGAGGAACAGAAAAAGGAAATGGAAAGCCTCTTAGCCAAGATGAAGGAAGCAGCTCAAAAAGGGGATTACAACGCGTTAGATCTATTAAACAGAAGATTCGATGAGATCATCTATGAGGCATGCGGAAATAACTATCTTAAGCAGGTTCTTCAGGAGATACTTGCCATAACCCTACCTTATCGCGAAATAGCAAGCAGGATACCGGAAAGGACGAACATAATGATAGAAGAGCACCATGCTATATACGAAGCCATTAAATCCGGCAACGGGAGAAAAGCAGCAGAGCTCGTAGAAAATCACATAAGAAGCTCTGCTAATAGGGTTATAAGGATAATAAAGGAGCTCGAAGATAAGATATGATAAGGAGGGCGATACAACTTGGGTAAAAGCTTAACCAAGATAGCAAGAGAGCTCAT
This portion of the Synergistota bacterium genome encodes:
- a CDS encoding GntR family transcriptional regulator; the protein is MRKGKTLADKIYEKLKEEIISRKRKVGEKLVERDLAQAFKVSITPVRDALRKLEDEGLVVKSGKLRSVRGISAKELNDYYEVRFLLEPKAAEKTAGNLSEEQKKEMESLLAKMKEAAQKGDYNALDLLNRRFDEIIYEACGNNYLKQVLQEILAITLPYREIASRIPERTNIMIEEHHAIYEAIKSGNGRKAAELVENHIRSSANRVIRIIKELEDKI